Proteins encoded in a region of the Isoalcanivorax pacificus W11-5 genome:
- a CDS encoding response regulator transcription factor yields the protein MSTHAHSILIVEDDDALRTQLQRALGRRDWHCHAADSVDACLALLPALATLDAAILDLNLGHDNGLTLITPVLARFPACRVLVLTGYGSIPSAVAATRRGAHNYLTKPASLADILAALGDNTPEQTPLLPDAPPSLERLEWEHIQRVLDDHDGNISAAARTLGIHRRTLQRRLKKRPSASDYARDRQSGQAH from the coding sequence ATGAGCACGCACGCCCATTCGATTCTGATCGTCGAAGACGACGATGCCCTGCGCACCCAGTTGCAACGTGCGCTTGGCCGCCGCGACTGGCACTGCCACGCCGCCGACAGCGTGGACGCCTGCCTGGCGCTGCTGCCCGCCCTTGCGACGCTGGACGCCGCCATCCTGGATCTCAATCTCGGTCACGACAACGGCCTGACACTGATCACACCGGTCCTGGCGCGCTTCCCGGCCTGCCGGGTGCTGGTGCTGACCGGTTATGGTTCTATTCCCTCAGCGGTGGCCGCCACCCGGCGTGGCGCCCACAACTACCTGACCAAACCGGCCAGCCTGGCCGATATTCTCGCCGCTCTGGGCGACAACACGCCGGAGCAGACGCCATTACTGCCGGATGCCCCGCCATCGCTGGAACGGCTGGAATGGGAACATATCCAGCGGGTGCTGGATGATCATGACGGCAACATCTCTGCCGCTGCGCGCACCCTTGGCATCCACCGCCGCACCCTGCAACGCCGTTTGAAAAAACGCCCCAGCGCCAGTGACTATGCCCGCGACCGGCAATCCGGCCAGGCACACTGA
- a CDS encoding PA4642 family protein: MSERKDKKKVIGEPMTDDQIRVFLDSMPESGVDADFHALQRAYRSLREEDFERFVRFFSEAGRNVAARDPQGHSLADIVATHAQSATYLDILQRHGG, translated from the coding sequence ATGAGCGAGCGCAAAGACAAAAAGAAAGTCATCGGCGAGCCGATGACCGACGACCAGATCCGGGTGTTTCTCGACAGCATGCCGGAATCCGGTGTGGATGCCGACTTCCACGCCCTGCAACGCGCCTATCGCAGCCTGCGCGAAGAGGACTTCGAGCGTTTCGTCCGTTTTTTCAGCGAGGCCGGTCGCAACGTCGCCGCCCGTGACCCGCAGGGCCACAGCCTGGCCGATATCGTTGCCACACACGCCCAGTCCGCCACGTATCTGGACATCCTGCAGCGCCACGGCGGCTGA
- a CDS encoding class I SAM-dependent methyltransferase, with protein MGWYEDHIFPPLLDWATRPLERTRRELLAQASGRVLELGVGTGANFPSYTAAATEIHGIEPTPALLRLARDRAASLPDPQRFTLVKAGAEALPYPDDHFDSVVACLVFCTIPDTEAAAAEIARVLRPGGTVLVLEHVASHRHGLRRLQRGINPVWRRLACGCELTRDTAALLHRHGFDLNDTRHWRHPALPGLMAEVLYGRATLPG; from the coding sequence TTGGGCTGGTACGAAGACCATATCTTCCCTCCCCTGCTGGACTGGGCCACGCGCCCACTGGAACGCACCCGCCGCGAACTGCTGGCCCAGGCCAGCGGTCGCGTGCTGGAACTGGGCGTCGGCACGGGCGCCAACTTTCCCAGCTACACCGCTGCGGCCACCGAAATACACGGCATTGAACCGACGCCAGCGCTGTTGCGCCTGGCCCGTGACCGCGCCGCCAGCCTGCCGGACCCGCAACGCTTCACGCTGGTGAAAGCCGGCGCTGAAGCGCTGCCTTACCCCGATGACCACTTCGACAGCGTGGTCGCCTGCCTGGTGTTCTGCACCATCCCCGACACCGAGGCTGCCGCCGCCGAGATCGCGCGCGTGCTGCGTCCGGGCGGTACGGTGCTGGTGCTGGAACATGTCGCCAGCCACCGGCATGGCCTGCGGCGTCTGCAACGGGGCATCAACCCGGTGTGGCGCCGGCTGGCCTGTGGCTGCGAACTGACCCGCGATACCGCAGCACTGCTGCACCGGCATGGTTTCGATCTCAACGACACCCGCCACTGGCGCCACCCGGCCCTGCCCGGCCTGATGGCCGAAGTGCTCTATGGCCGCGCCACCCTGCCGGGCTGA
- a CDS encoding autotransporter assembly complex protein TamA: MAVLVIQRRGQGMLGFPLQTVRAWHCALRRLLLALTLTLMTSGALAATPSLQLSGVDGEPRDNILAHVAIGNEPCELASWRERAMQRNARRNADTALRALGYYSPTLTTRLQRTDNCWTLDMQVTTGPRVTVSEVQMTVTGPAESDPAFREVLANPALKAGDPLRHDRYEQMRNTLSRLAADRGYFDSQMVAHRLEVDVPRQQARIVLHLDSGPRYRFGEVTLEQDVLHPELAQRFIPFVPGDPYDSRQLINLQQSLNSSGYYGNVRISTEPDAQSRRVSVAATTTARAKHGYMAGIGFSTDIGPRLRLGYENRRVNRRGHRYSFEMEASPVRSGAGFNYEIPIEPNREKVTFSAGYRDEETDTSDSERYRLGVAHQLELKSNWIATTSLEFEREYFTVADVRDRTDLLMPGFELARTRGDHPVYPQHGWHLSGKVRFAEQALASSVTFVQFRGRAKLIFPLLGGRIISRADAGVTEADELVELPSSVRFFAGGDASVRGYAYESLGPTNDDGDVVGGRHLLTGSVEYDHLFLPSWSAAIFIDGGNAFDTLDTFEAVYGYGVGIRWRSPIGPIRLDVARPSDQRDEFRIHVSMGPDL, translated from the coding sequence ATGGCCGTTCTCGTTATTCAGCGTCGCGGGCAAGGCATGCTTGGTTTTCCGTTACAGACAGTCCGCGCATGGCATTGCGCACTGCGCCGCCTGCTGCTGGCGCTGACGCTCACCCTGATGACCTCTGGCGCCCTGGCCGCCACCCCGTCGCTGCAGCTCAGTGGTGTGGATGGCGAGCCACGCGACAACATCCTGGCCCACGTGGCCATCGGCAATGAACCCTGTGAACTGGCGAGCTGGCGCGAGCGCGCCATGCAACGCAACGCCCGCCGCAACGCCGACACGGCGCTGCGCGCACTGGGTTACTACAGCCCCACCCTGACCACCCGACTGCAACGCACCGACAACTGCTGGACGCTGGATATGCAGGTCACGACCGGGCCGCGCGTCACCGTGAGCGAGGTGCAGATGACCGTGACCGGGCCGGCAGAAAGCGACCCGGCATTTCGCGAGGTGCTGGCCAACCCGGCCCTGAAAGCCGGTGACCCACTGCGCCATGATCGCTACGAGCAGATGCGCAATACGCTGTCACGGCTGGCCGCAGACCGCGGCTATTTCGACAGCCAGATGGTGGCACACCGGCTGGAAGTGGACGTGCCCCGGCAGCAGGCGCGCATCGTGCTGCACCTGGACAGCGGGCCACGTTACCGGTTCGGGGAGGTGACGCTGGAACAGGATGTGCTGCACCCGGAACTGGCACAGCGCTTCATTCCGTTCGTGCCCGGCGACCCCTACGACAGCCGCCAGTTGATCAACCTGCAACAATCACTCAACAGCAGCGGCTACTACGGCAATGTGCGCATCAGCACTGAGCCGGACGCACAAAGCCGGCGAGTATCCGTGGCCGCCACCACGACCGCCCGTGCCAAGCACGGCTACATGGCCGGTATCGGGTTCTCCACTGACATCGGCCCGCGCCTGCGGCTGGGGTATGAAAACCGCCGCGTGAACCGGCGCGGCCACCGCTACAGCTTCGAGATGGAAGCGTCGCCGGTGCGCTCCGGTGCCGGTTTCAACTATGAAATCCCGATTGAGCCGAACCGCGAGAAAGTCACCTTCTCGGCCGGCTACCGGGACGAAGAGACCGACACCAGCGACAGCGAACGCTATCGTCTCGGTGTGGCGCATCAACTCGAGCTGAAATCCAACTGGATCGCTACCACCTCGCTGGAGTTCGAGCGCGAATATTTTACCGTCGCCGACGTGCGCGACCGCACCGATCTGCTGATGCCCGGTTTCGAACTGGCACGCACACGCGGCGACCATCCCGTGTACCCGCAACATGGCTGGCACTTGTCCGGCAAGGTGCGTTTCGCCGAGCAGGCGCTGGCCTCCAGTGTCACCTTTGTGCAATTCCGTGGCCGCGCCAAACTGATCTTCCCGCTGCTCGGCGGACGCATCATCAGCCGCGCCGATGCCGGCGTCACCGAAGCCGATGAACTGGTCGAGCTACCCAGTTCCGTGCGCTTCTTTGCCGGTGGCGACGCCAGCGTCCGCGGCTACGCGTATGAAAGCCTGGGGCCCACCAACGACGATGGCGATGTCGTCGGTGGCCGCCATCTGCTCACCGGCAGTGTCGAGTACGATCATCTTTTTCTGCCGAGCTGGAGCGCGGCGATTTTCATCGACGGCGGTAACGCATTCGATACCCTGGATACCTTCGAGGCCGTGTACGGTTACGGCGTCGGCATCCGCTGGCGCTCGCCGATCGGCCCGATCCGGCTCGATGTGGCGCGCCCGTCCGATCAGCGCGACGAATTCCGGATTCACGTCAGCATGGGGCCAGACCTGTGA
- a CDS encoding sensor histidine kinase — MTSSWQDPRAWRRRLVFLRGSLVTALALLYLLADLRAASPLPSVQVALWLVLLWLPSLLFLLTRNRPVRWQWWLCGLEVLIDQLLFLALLHQLGGSANPIAFYLLLPVLLAALALPLPVSLLQSAIAIGGYGLTLHWHLVPSHHSHLHALTNEIHPDHGLGMWLAFSAVAAVLTILGQLLRQAQQRELRSQGTALNLALQRERMYQVGATLADRAHELNTPLSTLLLLSESLAEDTGLPAHSREDAQQIGALARRISALLRPAPETAAQAEPPCALSVLTGELALTLRHLAPTLTVRWQGPLDPLLRQRGTWQRVLANLGYNACDAGATHLDIACDQDSNGLLIQISDDGPRGDGQREREGLGIGLALVETSLAALGATLELDFDRQWTQARIRVPRGEQP; from the coding sequence ATGACTTCAAGCTGGCAAGACCCGCGTGCCTGGCGCCGCCGCCTGGTATTCCTGCGCGGCAGTCTGGTGACTGCCCTGGCATTGCTGTATCTGCTCGCCGACCTGCGCGCAGCTTCGCCCTTGCCGAGCGTGCAGGTGGCCTTGTGGCTGGTGCTGTTGTGGCTGCCGTCGCTGCTGTTCCTGCTGACGCGCAACCGTCCGGTACGCTGGCAGTGGTGGTTGTGCGGGCTGGAAGTATTGATCGACCAGTTACTGTTTCTGGCCCTGCTGCATCAATTGGGCGGCTCGGCCAACCCGATCGCCTTCTATCTGCTGCTGCCGGTGCTGCTGGCCGCACTGGCGCTGCCGCTGCCGGTGAGCCTGCTGCAATCGGCCATCGCCATCGGTGGCTATGGCCTGACGCTGCACTGGCATCTGGTCCCCAGCCATCACAGCCACCTGCACGCGCTGACCAACGAAATCCACCCCGACCATGGCCTGGGCATGTGGCTGGCGTTTTCTGCCGTGGCCGCTGTGCTGACCATACTCGGGCAACTGTTGCGGCAAGCCCAGCAGCGGGAATTGCGCAGCCAGGGCACGGCGCTCAATCTGGCGCTGCAGCGCGAACGCATGTATCAGGTCGGCGCCACGCTGGCCGACCGTGCCCATGAACTGAACACGCCGCTCTCCACCCTGCTGTTGCTGAGCGAATCACTGGCCGAGGACACCGGCCTGCCGGCCCACAGCCGCGAGGACGCGCAACAGATCGGCGCGCTGGCACGGCGCATCAGTGCCCTGCTGCGCCCGGCGCCGGAAACCGCCGCCCAGGCGGAGCCACCCTGCGCGCTGTCCGTATTGACCGGCGAACTGGCACTGACCCTGCGGCATCTGGCGCCCACCCTCACCGTGCGCTGGCAAGGCCCGCTGGACCCGCTATTGCGCCAGCGCGGCACCTGGCAGCGCGTGCTGGCCAATCTCGGCTATAACGCCTGCGATGCCGGCGCCACGCACCTGGATATCGCCTGCGACCAGGACAGCAACGGCCTGCTGATCCAGATCAGCGACGATGGCCCGCGCGGTGACGGGCAACGTGAACGCGAAGGCCTGGGCATTGGCCTTGCGCTGGTGGAGACCAGCCTCGCCGCACTCGGCGCTACACTGGAACTGGATTTCGACCGACAGTGGACCCAGGCGCGCATCCGCGTGCCCCGTGGGGAGCAGCCATGA